A single genomic interval of Sebastes umbrosus isolate fSebUmb1 chromosome 9, fSebUmb1.pri, whole genome shotgun sequence harbors:
- the tmem265 gene encoding transmembrane protein 121: MVPTPQVCVSTLVTVSTMAVVDLYLLEQSMLGSRGPPGPGVWQCAAVLLGDVGFLLALRFVSAGVTSEARSPRRGFANALWFLFLSLLQLKLFFVCHNYRQERRPPDPLARKTLTLLLSICLPSLFLILTGADHMTPQRRKQEVRGRLLWVVVDLLDVLDLQAGLWEAQGGAAAGTGGVVEQRLPIWAEGLVFFYCYALLLLLPCVALTELGATGLPGQRGPRKEALYPWLSLVTINIFTLALRGTGMLWYRDPRVSTVFLGKNLLALGVKLSSAWERHKQERGAAGAGTVAGAEPGDSTLPNQSSEQGESQAQGKAPPSHYHTLSRSQSHTLSHVSLEPTETPLGPSFISHEL, translated from the coding sequence ATGGTGCCCACGCCCCAGGTGTGCGTATCAACCCTGGTCACAGTGAGCACGATGGCAGTGGTGGACCTCTACCTGCTGGAGCAGAGCATGCTGGGGTCTCGCGGTCCCCCGGGGCCTGGCGTGTGGCAGTGTGCTGCGGTGTTGCTAGGTGATGTGGGCTTCCTGCTCGCGCTGCGCTTCGTGTCAGCCGGCGTGACATCAGAGGCGCGGTCGCCGCGTCGTGGCTTCGCCAACGCCCTCTGGTTCCTGTTCCTGTCGCTGCTCCAGCTCAAGCTCTTCTTCGTCTGCCACAACTACAGGCAGGAGCGCCGGCCGCCCGACCCGCTGGCCAGGAAGACGCTGACGCtgctgctgtccatctgcttgCCCTCCCTGTTTCTCATCCTGACGGGAGCTGACCACATGACGCCGCAGCGCAGGAAGCAGGAGGTGCGGGGCCGGCTCCTGTGGGTGGTGGTGGACCTGCTGGATGTGCTGGACCTGCAGGCAGGGCTCTGGGAGGCCCAAGGTGGGGCTGCAGCGGGGACTGGAGGGGTCGTTGAGCAGAGGCTGCCCATCTGGGCCGAGGGCCTGGTCTTCTTTTACTGCTAcgccctcctgctgctgctgccctgcgTGGCCCTCACAGAGCTGGGGGCCACCGGCCTGCCAGGACAGAGGGGGCCCCGTAAGGAGGCTTTGTACCCCTGGCTCAGCCTAGTCACTATCAACATCTTCACCTTGGCCCTGAGGGGCACAGGTATGCTGTGGTACAGGGACCCCCGTGTGTCCACGGTGTTCCTGGGGAAGAACCTGCTGGCTCTGGGTGTGAAGCTGAGCTCCGCCTGGGAGAGACACAAGCAGGAGCGCGGCGCAGCAGGAGCCGGGACGGTGGCTGGAGCAGAACCAGGAGACTCGACCCTGCCAAACCAGAGCTCAGAGCAGGGAGAGAGCCAGGCCCAGGGGAAAGCTCCTCCCTCTCATTATCACACACTGTCTCGCTCCCAAAGCCACACTCTCTCCCACGTCAGCCTGGAGCCCACAGAGACGCCCCTAGGACCTTCTTTCATCTCCCATGAACTCTAG